In Gracilimonas sp., a single window of DNA contains:
- a CDS encoding glycosyl hydrolase family 18 protein: protein MRKLAFLIIASVFLSNCSEITGPNLETNNNQNSKEEYSSESSKQSKVETNTDLWVGAYMASWNHYVEPTGNWGNLPTEEIDWDAFTHLYYFAFSAKADGSLSAVAAYENLSPERINSIITAGHENGKPVMFSIGGWGNYDGFSSAIKPANRATFVANIVNIMVQWGFDGVDIDMEPIQSGDVDNYIAFIDELNLALETIDVPLASEPLVSVVTNWHPELFGQIHDKVDHVNLMTYDFSGAWEGWVSWHNAAVYSGGLTFPGMSKPLPSIDEKVKAFIAAGVPASKIGIGIDFYGYVWSGGTGTNTGGVTSPNQAWDTAPTVQDNVPYHKIMNDYYHADNYRWDDQALGAYLSIDQSGSSNDKFISYDDEKSIQAKFDYAREKGLGGTIIWELSGGYRKDQPEGQRDNLLQAVKVAMNNGSTTPTEPEKDITAPTVNVTAPADGSTVSGIIDINIEAIDNTDVSNVELFINGESVHNFSFDPYIYSWDTNTSSSNLLSSTDLSTSELKAVASDAAGNTSTSVINVTVDNSTPDEGNDNPEEDNTDDGATDTVVSDVIFGDELNSPWINASWSTIVDFNSNEKVKSGNKSIKIEQNRWGGFSLHSGSWGSPQEIISSDHEFVEFSVFAQDQQSSFNVMLQNDSGQSFPKVSIGEIAAGKWTLMQIPVSELNPNNHAVHRISIMEISGDTRTYYIDNFNLLGSGTNGSVDDSEPEPAPTSYQEVYTDDLISPWINTSWNASIDYQNTEKVQSGTRAIKVVQNKWGSLSMHSGSWSNAQNVNPSEYSAIEFAVYSTSSENSFSVMLENDEGQSFPKVKHGSIPANQWVIISIPMSELNPNNNTIHRIDLLEGSGVQKTYYVDNLRFKKSTNS, encoded by the coding sequence ATGAGAAAACTAGCATTCTTAATCATTGCATCTGTTTTTTTGAGTAATTGCTCAGAAATAACAGGTCCTAACCTGGAAACAAATAATAACCAAAACTCAAAAGAGGAATACTCTTCAGAATCAAGTAAACAATCTAAAGTGGAAACCAATACCGACCTATGGGTTGGTGCTTATATGGCTTCCTGGAATCATTATGTAGAACCCACAGGAAACTGGGGAAATCTGCCAACCGAAGAAATTGACTGGGATGCTTTTACGCATCTGTACTATTTTGCATTTAGCGCAAAAGCAGACGGATCACTTTCTGCAGTAGCAGCTTATGAAAACCTAAGCCCTGAACGTATCAACTCGATTATAACGGCAGGTCATGAAAATGGTAAACCCGTTATGTTCTCGATAGGTGGATGGGGCAATTACGACGGCTTTTCCAGTGCTATCAAACCAGCTAATCGAGCCACCTTTGTAGCTAACATTGTAAATATAATGGTACAATGGGGATTTGATGGTGTAGATATCGATATGGAACCTATACAAAGTGGTGATGTTGATAATTACATAGCATTCATTGATGAACTAAACCTTGCGTTAGAAACGATTGATGTCCCTTTGGCATCTGAACCATTAGTCTCAGTTGTAACAAACTGGCATCCTGAATTATTTGGTCAAATACATGACAAGGTTGACCACGTTAACTTAATGACATACGATTTTAGTGGTGCATGGGAAGGCTGGGTAAGCTGGCACAATGCAGCAGTTTACAGCGGAGGACTTACTTTCCCTGGAATGTCTAAACCATTGCCTTCTATTGACGAAAAAGTAAAAGCTTTTATCGCCGCAGGAGTACCTGCTTCCAAAATAGGAATTGGGATCGATTTCTACGGTTATGTATGGAGTGGAGGAACCGGAACCAATACAGGCGGTGTTACCAGCCCGAACCAAGCTTGGGATACTGCACCAACAGTTCAGGATAACGTTCCTTATCACAAAATTATGAATGATTATTATCACGCTGATAATTATAGATGGGATGATCAGGCTCTCGGAGCTTATTTGAGTATTGACCAATCCGGAAGTTCAAATGACAAGTTTATCTCCTATGACGATGAGAAAAGCATTCAAGCTAAATTTGATTACGCTCGTGAAAAAGGATTAGGTGGAACTATCATTTGGGAACTGAGTGGTGGATACAGAAAAGATCAGCCGGAAGGTCAGCGAGACAACCTCTTACAAGCTGTTAAAGTGGCTATGAACAATGGTTCAACTACTCCAACTGAGCCTGAAAAAGATATAACAGCTCCTACCGTAAACGTTACAGCCCCTGCTGATGGCAGTACAGTTTCAGGTATCATAGATATCAATATTGAAGCAATAGACAATACTGATGTTTCAAATGTTGAACTTTTTATCAATGGAGAATCAGTCCATAATTTCAGCTTTGATCCCTATATCTATAGTTGGGACACTAACACAAGTTCAAGTAATCTTTTATCTTCTACAGATCTTAGTACTTCTGAATTAAAAGCAGTTGCATCGGATGCAGCAGGAAACACCTCTACAAGTGTGATTAATGTAACTGTAGACAACTCTACACCTGATGAAGGCAACGATAATCCGGAAGAAGATAACACTGACGATGGAGCTACAGACACCGTTGTGAGTGATGTGATTTTCGGTGATGAGCTGAATTCCCCCTGGATTAATGCATCTTGGAGTACCATAGTTGATTTTAACAGCAATGAGAAAGTTAAATCAGGAAATAAGTCGATCAAGATCGAGCAAAACCGTTGGGGCGGTTTTTCCCTGCACAGCGGAAGTTGGGGAAGCCCGCAAGAAATCATCTCCTCTGATCATGAATTCGTTGAATTTTCAGTATTTGCACAAGATCAACAATCTTCATTTAATGTAATGCTGCAAAATGACAGTGGTCAATCCTTCCCCAAAGTTTCTATTGGAGAAATTGCAGCAGGAAAATGGACTTTAATGCAAATTCCGGTTAGTGAACTCAACCCTAACAACCATGCAGTGCACCGTATAAGCATCATGGAAATAAGCGGCGATACCAGAACATATTATATCGATAACTTCAATTTATTAGGATCAGGTACAAACGGTTCAGTAGATGATTCTGAACCGGAACCAGCCCCTACTAGTTATCAAGAAGTTTATACTGATGATCTGATTTCCCCGTGGATAAATACATCATGGAATGCTTCCATAGACTATCAGAATACAGAAAAGGTACAAAGCGGAACACGCGCAATTAAAGTTGTACAAAATAAATGGGGCAGTCTTTCCATGCATAGCGGAAGTTGGAGCAATGCCCAAAATGTGAACCCTTCCGAATATTCGGCTATTGAGTTCGCAGTATATTCAACCAGCAGCGAAAATTCATTCAGTGTTATGTTAGAAAATGATGAAGGACAATCCTTTCCTAAAGTCAAACATGGTTCTATTCCGGCTAACCAATGGGTAATCATTAGCATCCCCATGTCCGAGTTGAACCCAAATAACAATACTATTCATCGAATTGATCTTTTGGAAGGAAGTGGAGTTCAAAAGACTTACTATGTTGATAATCTCCGATTCAAGAAATCAACAAATAGTTAA